A window of the Desulfobaccales bacterium genome harbors these coding sequences:
- a CDS encoding NUDIX hydrolase produces MKRHYPEQPLVGVAAVIFRGEEVLLVRRGQEPQKGAWSLPGGLVEVGERLPEALLREVREETGLTVRILGITAVLERIYRDGAGGVPYHYVLVDFACEHVAGDPRPASDVTSARFVTLAELDDLELPDLTAQVIRRAVRQRAAGAFLPLLE; encoded by the coding sequence ATGAAACGCCACTATCCGGAACAGCCCCTGGTGGGGGTGGCCGCGGTCATCTTCCGGGGGGAGGAGGTCCTGCTGGTGCGGCGGGGTCAGGAGCCCCAGAAAGGCGCCTGGAGCCTCCCCGGCGGCCTGGTGGAGGTGGGCGAACGCTTACCTGAGGCCCTGCTTCGGGAAGTGCGGGAGGAGACCGGCCTCACGGTCCGCATCCTGGGGATCACCGCAGTCCTGGAGCGCATCTACCGGGATGGGGCCGGCGGCGTGCCCTATCACTACGTGCTGGTGGACTTCGCCTGCGAGCATGTGGCAGGCGACCCCCGGCCTGCCTCGGACGTCACCTCGGCCCGCTTCGTGACCCTGGCAGAGCTGGATGACCTGGAGCTCCCCGACCTCACCGCCCAGGTCATCCGCCGGGCCGTGCGCCAGCGGGCGGCCGGGGCTTTCCTGCCGCTGCTGGAGTGA